The stretch of DNA CATGATTTTTACTTTAAAGCAAAGGCTTACATCTATCATGTTGAACGATGTAAAGCATAGATTGCTGTTGTTTTTTGAAGAAACGGGTGGAAAGGATGAATATGTGGGAATCCCTATTCAAAAAAAACACCTTGCCCTGATTCTTGGAACTACCCCGGAGACCTTGAGTAGGAGTCTAAAGATATTAGAAGACGATGGCATTATTTCTCACAAAGACGGAAAATATAAAATTCTCTCAGAGAGAGGAAGCCTCAATCAGTAATTTAGAAAGTTATTTGATCTATATCAATTACCTTTTAAGATAAATAAAATAGGATTATAAAACATGAATAAATTAAAGCAAATAATAAATAAAACAGACGAGCCGTATAGAATATTTTTCCCACTTGGAATTTTAGGGGCTTTGATTGGTGCGGGTATATGGATTCCTGCGTGGTTGTTACAAAAGCAATTTTCTTTTTTGAGTCCTGAAATACTTTTTTTTCTTCCTAGAAATAATTATCCGATCCAAGAGCATATTTTGATTTTATTCAATTTATTTTTGTCTCCAATTGTTGCGGGGTTTGCACTTACTGCCATACCAAGGTTTACTGCTACAAGTCCTATGAAGCCTGCATTTGTGGGAGTTTTGTTTTCTTTGTATTTGTCTCTATTTGTGTTCTTTTTTCTGTATTCATACCCGATCTTTTTTTATTCTTTTAGTTTTTTGTTTTTCTTTTCTTTATTTTACTTTACTGCAAAAAGATACAAAGCATCGGGTTTTAAATTTCCTGGGTACCTTCAAGTATTTTTGGCAGGACTCTTTTTAGGTGCGTTAGGCGCATTGTTTATTTTGCTTAGCTTATTTTTAAAAAATGAAACTTTTTTTGCAGGAAAAATTTTAATATTTTATGGGATGCTTCCTCTAATAATTATAGGAATAGGTACAAAATTGATTATTCCTGTAACTCAAGGGCAAAATCCGCAAGTAAGAATGGCTTGGATGCAAAGAG from Leptospiraceae bacterium encodes:
- a CDS encoding NnrS family protein, with translation MNKLKQIINKTDEPYRIFFPLGILGALIGAGIWIPAWLLQKQFSFLSPEILFFLPRNNYPIQEHILILFNLFLSPIVAGFALTAIPRFTATSPMKPAFVGVLFSLYLSLFVFFFLYSYPIFFYSFSFLFFFSLFYFTAKRYKASGFKFPGYLQVFLAGLFLGALGALFILLSLFLKNETFFAGKILIFYGMLPLIIIGIGTKLIIPVTQGQNPQVRMAWMQRAESIPPTHTLMMIVVFGLSFVFEIVALFHTDLEWVSIVCRASRLGALVFWFIRYFHILEFKSFSGRLSVTIYISIWMFLLGLLGHSFGGRYSAHYAHIYFISGVSLFIMSIMSRVVMSHAGKDLAYEKSSNIFLIFASLLIIAAFNRATAFFLPERTFSHLAYASIIFIVALLIWAFKIGKNIFEVPKD